A segment of the Chloroflexota bacterium genome:
ACGAGTGCGGCGCGTGGCCGTCGGTGTGGTTCCAGGGCTGGTAGTGGTCCGAGACCACCACGCTGTCGAAGCCGTTCTGCTCGGCGGCCACGCCGAAGTTCAGGAGATCGCGCGGCGCAAACTGCTCCGCCGACGCCTTGTAGCCAAGGGTCAGTTTTGGCATGAGTCGTTCCTCCACGGGCGGCCGGGTGGCCGCTGAGACAGGTCGCGGGGGGCGCCGGGGGCTGCGCGCTGGGCAGGAGTGGCGCCGAGCTGGCCGCCCCGAGCCGTCATGGCTCGGCGGCAGCCGGGAACGGCAATCGATGCTCTACTCGTCGAGCGGCGTGGGGCGGAGGTGCCGGTCGATGGTCTGGAAGCCATCCCACTGATCGGTGAACCAGTAGCGCACCCCGAACTCGAAGCGGAGCTCACGGGTCTCCTCATCGGTCGGGTTGAAGTGCTGGTGGTGCATCATGCCGGGCGGCACGTGGACGGCGTCGCCCTGCTCCCAGACGAAGTTGCGCCCGCCGATCTCCGAGTAGCCGTTGCCCTTGAGCGCGTAGAGGTACGCCTCGGGATGGGCGTGGCTGTGGCTCTTGGAGCGGGGCAGCTCCACGAACATCGAGCTGACGGCGGTGGCGGTGGCCCGGAACCCGTTCTTGTTGCCGTTCCGCCCCATCAGGAAGTAGGTGGCGCCGTGCTTGTTCTCGCTGGAGACCTCGTACTGGTCGACGTGCATGGTGATGCGGCGGCCGTCCTTCTTCCAGTACTGCGACTCCTCGGCGGGGGCAGCGGCGACGGCGGCGGCATCGTTCGGGCCGGCGTCCTCGATCTGGATCATGCGGCCCATGTGGGTCGCCTTCTCCAGCGGCCAGGCCATACCACTGATGTAGACAACCGGCACGTCGCCGGTGTTGAAGAACTGGTGCTCGGCGCGGAACGGGACGTGGATGGCGGTGCCGGGCGCGAAGTTGAAGCGCTCCTCGCCGATCACGATGAACCCGGTTCCGCTCTCGACGTAGATGGCCTCTTCGCCGTGGACATGCTTGCCGGTGTGCCAGCCGACGGGGATCTCCGCCTTCATCATGAGGCTGCCGCCAGTCGGAAAGCCGGTCTCCGGCGAGATCATCAGGGCGGCCCTGGCGTCCTGGCGGGTGGAGACCCAGTCGAGCTCCTTGCCCTTGGAGACGCGCGGGGCCTCCTCGACAAAGTTCTCCATGCGCTCGGAGTCGTCAAGCCAGTCGTCGTAGAAGGTACCCATGGACGCTCCCTCATACTACCTGGTTGCATATTGTATGCAATCGAGGCTGGACGTCAACCGGGCGCGCGCCGTGGCCTGCCGAGGTGGTGACAGCGGGAGAGTCGGCCGAGAGGCCGTGGGAGCGCACCCCCTCCGCCGTGGTCCCGTGCGCCCCGCACCAGGGTGGTGACGGCGCAAAGTCCGCATGAAGAGATGCGGTGACAGAACGCGGCGGTAGCAATCGGGTTGTGAAATCGTTAGCATGACCATTCGGACTGAGTATGTGTCCATATGGACGATTCAAGATCGCGTCCTCAGCGAACATACTCGACGCGCAGGGTTGCCACATCTGGACTACATCATCCGTAGGGCCGCTGCCGCGTCGGCTGCGAGACTCCTGAGGGCGCACGCTCAGCAGGAAGGCCAGCCCCGACGACGGCCCAGACGGGACATACCTGACGACACCCCGCACGCCGTGTGCGCGAGGTGTCGCAATTATGCATGGAAGCAAGAGTATCTATCGCACTAATAGGATGACGTGCGTGCCGGTCGGGAGGGCAGCGTGGACAAGTTCGTTGGCGGAGGCAAGAGCTCGGTCAACTAATCGTCGTGTCGGCGGGAGGGATCGGGGGCAACACTGCTGCCCCCGCCTCAGGCGGCAGGCCACTCAGCCTGCCGCCTCTGCGATTGCAGTGCGCGGGCTCATCTGAGGCTCTCCAATGTTTCTGACAGGCGCACCGCGGCTTGCCGTCGCAATCCTGCTGACGCTACAAAGGGACATGGCTTCGCGCGCTCAGCCCAGCGAACGTGTGCTGGCCAGCCTTCTTCTCGGGGACAGTCGTCCCGTCATCGGGCTGGCCGCGAGCCGGCGCGCGGCCGGGCAGACGCCGGCCACGCCAGCGCCCTCTGGATCACGCGCTGCGCGGCCGCGCGCATCGGATGGCGTGCGCGCG
Coding sequences within it:
- a CDS encoding F420-dependent glucose-6-phosphate dehydrogenase; translated protein: MPKLTLGYKASAEQFAPRDLLNFGVAAEQNGFDSVVVSDHYQPWNHTDGHAPHS
- a CDS encoding cupin domain-containing protein, with protein sequence MGTFYDDWLDDSERMENFVEEAPRVSKGKELDWVSTRQDARAALMISPETGFPTGGSLMMKAEIPVGWHTGKHVHGEEAIYVESGTGFIVIGEERFNFAPGTAIHVPFRAEHQFFNTGDVPVVYISGMAWPLEKATHMGRMIQIEDAGPNDAAAVAAAPAEESQYWKKDGRRITMHVDQYEVSSENKHGATYFLMGRNGNKNGFRATATAVSSMFVELPRSKSHSHAHPEAYLYALKGNGYSEIGGRNFVWEQGDAVHVPPGMMHHQHFNPTDEETRELRFEFGVRYWFTDQWDGFQTIDRHLRPTPLDE